From Lutra lutra chromosome 14, mLutLut1.2, whole genome shotgun sequence, a single genomic window includes:
- the ADO gene encoding 2-aminoethanethiol dioxygenase — protein MPRDNMASLIQRIARQACLTFRGSGGGRSASDLGAAPGPEAPMPQGFPENLSKLKNLLTQVRAEDLNIAPRKATLQPLPPNLPPVTYMHIYETDGFSLGVFLLKSGTSIPLHDHPGMHGMLKVLYGTVRISCMDKLEAGCGQQPRAPPPEQQFEPPLQARERDAVRPGVLRSRAEYTEASGPCVLTPHQDNLHQIDAVDGPAAFLDILAPPYDPDDGRDCHYYRVLEPVRDKEASGSACDLPREVWLLETPQADDFWCEGEPYPGPKVFP, from the coding sequence ATGCCCCGAGACAACATGGCCTCCCTGATCCAACGGATCGCCCGCCAGGCGTGCCTCACCTTCCGGGGCAGCGGGGGCGGCCGCAGCGCTTCCGACCTCGGCGCCGCCCCGGGCCCCGAGGCCCCGATGCCGCAGGGCTTTCCGGAGAACCTGAGCAAGCTGAAGAACCTGCTGACCCAAGTCCGCGCCGAGGACCTGAATATCGCCCCGCGTAAGGCCACGCTGCAGCCATTACCGCCCAACCTGCCGCCGGTCACCTACATGCACATCTACGAAACCGACGGCTTCAGCCTCGGCGTGTTCCTGCTCAAGAGCGGCACGTCCATCCCATTGCACGACCACCCGGGCATGCATGGCATGCTCAAAGTGCTCTATGGCACCGTTCGCATCAGCTGCATGGACAAACTGGAGGCGGGCTGCGGGCAACAGCCGCGGGCCCCGCCGCCGGAGCAGCAGTTCGAACCGCCGCTGCAGGCCCGGGAGCGGGACGCTGTGCGGCCAGGCGTGCTGCGCTCGCGGGCCGAGTACACCGAGGCCAGCGGCCCCTGTGTCCTCACTCCGCACCAGGACAACCTGCACCAGATCGACGCTGTGGACGGACCCGCCGCCTTCCTGGACATTCTGGCCCCGCCCTATGACCCCGACGATGGCCGGGACTGCCATTATTACCGGGTGCTGGAGCCCGTCAGGGACAAGGAGGCCTCCGGCTCGGCCTGTGACCTGCCCCGAGAGGTGTGGCTCCTGGAGACCCCGCAAGCCGATGACTTCTGGTGCGAAGGGGAGCCCTATCCAGGTCCCAAAGTCTTCCCTTGA